A genomic window from Glaciihabitans sp. INWT7 includes:
- a CDS encoding PH domain-containing protein, with protein MSEPEISVPAAAPAAVPEVVARLTDGEWHRLHPATPLLKGGFALIVVLGYVVSNLRERLLGMFLPRFDDGGDPVDYVVSHGIILQVLGGVALLLVVLISGFYVSWRMHTFRITDEVVEVRSGILFRTNRKARIDRIQGINIVRPFISRLFGAAKLEISQAGNDANVHLSYLSSAAADDLRREILRRASGTRAAERVAAVATGSFIDRRVNELLAPELDPDAAPPESVVKIHLGRLFGSMFLGTGTVIAVLVVVGATIWISLSGDFFVLFFALPSIIGFGGYYARKFSQSLRYTIAGTPDGVRVGFGLFSTSNETLPPGRIHSIEVSQPLLWRPAGWWQIRVNRASHTSSRGSANQANTTILPVGNLADVTAVLKLMLPDFIGDETSRFIESGMTSRGADGFTNSPRRAAWFRPFSWRRNGFATVPGSLVLRKGATWRRLIIVPQPRLQSVGLHQGPLLRRLRLASVHLHTVHGPITAELGAVDQGAALAFFTEVSELAVRADQADTSHRWRSGELPA; from the coding sequence GTGAGCGAACCCGAGATCTCGGTGCCGGCGGCTGCGCCGGCGGCGGTGCCGGAAGTAGTCGCGCGGCTCACCGACGGCGAGTGGCATCGGCTCCATCCGGCCACGCCGTTGCTCAAGGGCGGCTTCGCTCTGATCGTCGTGCTGGGTTATGTGGTCAGCAATCTGCGCGAACGGCTGCTCGGCATGTTCCTTCCGCGATTCGATGACGGCGGGGACCCGGTGGACTACGTCGTGAGCCACGGCATCATCCTGCAGGTGCTCGGGGGCGTCGCGCTGCTGCTGGTCGTGCTGATTTCGGGCTTCTATGTCTCGTGGCGCATGCACACCTTCCGCATCACCGACGAGGTAGTGGAGGTGCGTTCGGGCATCCTCTTCCGCACCAACCGCAAGGCGCGGATCGACCGCATCCAGGGCATCAACATCGTGCGTCCCTTCATCTCGCGGCTGTTCGGGGCGGCGAAGCTCGAGATCAGCCAGGCGGGAAACGACGCAAATGTGCATCTCTCCTACCTCAGCTCGGCGGCCGCAGACGACCTGCGCCGGGAGATCCTGCGCCGAGCCTCTGGAACCCGGGCGGCCGAGAGGGTCGCCGCTGTGGCGACGGGTTCCTTCATCGACCGGAGGGTGAACGAACTGCTCGCTCCCGAACTCGATCCGGATGCCGCCCCGCCAGAGTCCGTCGTGAAGATCCACCTCGGCCGCCTGTTCGGGTCGATGTTCCTCGGCACCGGAACGGTGATCGCGGTGCTCGTGGTCGTCGGTGCCACGATCTGGATCTCGCTCAGCGGCGACTTCTTCGTGCTGTTCTTCGCGCTGCCGAGCATCATCGGATTCGGCGGGTACTACGCCCGCAAATTCTCCCAGTCGCTGCGCTACACCATCGCCGGAACACCGGATGGCGTGCGAGTCGGGTTCGGACTGTTCTCCACCAGCAACGAGACCCTTCCGCCGGGCCGCATCCACTCCATCGAGGTCAGCCAGCCGCTGCTCTGGCGGCCGGCCGGTTGGTGGCAGATCCGGGTCAACCGGGCGAGCCATACCTCGAGCCGCGGCTCGGCGAACCAGGCGAACACCACCATCCTGCCCGTGGGCAACCTGGCCGATGTCACGGCGGTGCTGAAGCTCATGCTGCCGGACTTCATCGGAGACGAGACCAGCCGTTTCATCGAGAGCGGGATGACCTCGAGGGGCGCCGACGGATTCACCAACTCGCCGCGGCGCGCAGCATGGTTTCGGCCCTTCTCCTGGAGACGAAACGGATTCGCGACAGTGCCCGGATCGCTGGTGCTGCGAAAGGGAGCGACCTGGCGTCGCCTGATCATCGTGCCGCAGCCGAGGCTGCAGAGCGTCGGACTGCATCAGGGGCCCCTGCTGCGACGACTGCGCCTCGCCTCCGTGCACCTGCACACCGTTCACGGGCCCATCACCGCCGAGCTCGGCGCCGTCGACCAGGGCGCCGCCCTCGCGTTCTTCACGGAGGTGTCCGAGCTCGCCGTGCGCGCCGACCAAGCCGACACCTCGCACCGCTGGCGATCCGGGGAGCTCCCCGCATGA
- a CDS encoding PH domain-containing protein, producing MDRLELPGVTWRRVSPRLVWVELVGGAGFLLVVLAAGVVMFLLQVWIPVVVLGVLATISIVNLALTPRRVRSIGYQLREDDLLFRRGIMWQRFVAVPYGRMQLVDINRGPIARGLGLSELKFVTAAAAAGVTIPGLPEAEAEELRDHLVSVAESRRAGL from the coding sequence ATGGATCGACTCGAACTCCCCGGTGTGACCTGGCGGCGCGTTTCTCCCCGGCTCGTCTGGGTCGAACTGGTCGGCGGCGCCGGATTCCTGCTGGTGGTGCTCGCGGCGGGTGTGGTGATGTTCCTGCTGCAGGTCTGGATTCCCGTGGTCGTGCTCGGAGTGCTCGCGACCATCTCGATAGTGAACCTCGCATTGACCCCGCGGCGAGTCCGTTCCATCGGCTACCAGCTGCGAGAGGATGACCTCCTGTTCCGCCGCGGAATCATGTGGCAGCGCTTCGTCGCGGTGCCTTACGGGCGCATGCAGCTCGTGGACATCAACCGTGGCCCGATCGCCCGCGGGCTGGGGCTCAGCGAGCTGAAGTTCGTGACCGCCGCCGCGGCCGCGGGTGTGACGATCCCGGGTCTCCCGGAGGCGGAGGCCGAGGAGTTGCGCGACCATCTGGTGTCGGTTGCGGAGAGCCGCCGGGCGGGACTGTGA